In a single window of the Micromonospora inositola genome:
- a CDS encoding MFS transporter, which yields MTDQASTVGPPASLRHNRDFLKFWLGETVSLLGTQVTTLAIPLTAINAFGATDEQVGLLRFLQLVPYLGLAVLFGVWVDRARRRPIMLAANLARMLLLALVPALYWTGALSMTPLMIIACAVGVASVLFDVSWMSYVPTLVRDPRHYVEASAKMGISSSAADIAGPGLAGALISAVTAPVALVVNAASYLVSLVSLLLIRTREPQPPAAERRHLRIELRDGLRWVIDSPILRWLAGIGFCCNFSMITVWTMFLLYGTRDLHLSSTILGGVFATASVGGLFGAVISHKVIQRFPIGRVYLVAQSALLLGPTLIVVAAGPRPLVVGLCALSFFTTYLGLGVAGVIIVSLRQAVTPQSMMGRMTAVFRTLLFGGGALGGLTAGLLTGAIGAKAALAVAAIASAAVVIVLVASPVSRLRAFPTAATAK from the coding sequence ATGACAGACCAGGCATCGACGGTCGGCCCACCGGCAAGCCTGCGGCACAACCGGGACTTCCTCAAGTTCTGGCTCGGCGAGACCGTCTCCCTGCTCGGCACGCAGGTCACCACCCTCGCCATACCACTGACCGCGATCAACGCCTTCGGCGCCACCGACGAACAGGTCGGCCTCCTGCGCTTCCTGCAGCTCGTCCCGTACCTCGGGCTCGCCGTGCTGTTCGGGGTATGGGTCGACCGCGCCCGGCGCAGACCGATCATGCTCGCCGCCAACCTGGCCCGGATGCTGCTGCTGGCCCTGGTGCCCGCGCTGTACTGGACAGGCGCGCTGAGCATGACTCCGCTGATGATCATCGCGTGCGCTGTCGGTGTCGCCTCGGTGCTGTTCGACGTGAGCTGGATGTCGTATGTGCCCACGCTTGTTCGTGACCCCAGGCACTACGTCGAGGCCAGCGCCAAGATGGGCATCAGCTCGTCGGCCGCCGACATCGCCGGACCAGGCCTCGCCGGGGCCCTGATCAGCGCGGTGACCGCGCCGGTCGCCCTTGTCGTGAACGCTGCCTCGTATCTGGTCTCGCTGGTGTCGCTTCTGCTGATACGCACCCGAGAACCCCAACCGCCGGCCGCCGAACGCCGCCACCTGAGGATCGAGTTGCGCGACGGCCTACGGTGGGTGATCGACAGCCCCATCCTGCGCTGGCTTGCGGGAATCGGCTTCTGCTGCAACTTCTCGATGATCACCGTGTGGACGATGTTCCTCCTCTACGGCACCCGTGATCTGCACCTGAGCTCGACCATCCTTGGTGGCGTCTTCGCAACGGCATCGGTCGGTGGGCTCTTCGGCGCGGTCATCTCGCATAAGGTGATCCAACGGTTCCCCATCGGGCGGGTCTACCTCGTCGCCCAGTCAGCCCTGCTGCTCGGCCCGACGCTGATCGTCGTGGCAGCCGGTCCACGACCGCTGGTTGTCGGGCTGTGCGCCCTGTCGTTCTTCACCACGTACCTCGGGCTCGGCGTAGCCGGCGTCATCATCGTCAGCCTCCGCCAGGCGGTCACCCCGCAATCGATGATGGGCCGGATGACCGCCGTCTTCCGCACCCTGCTCTTCGGCGGCGGCGCGCTCGGCGGACTCACCGCAGGTCTACTCACCGGAGCGATCGGCGCCAAAGCAGCGCTGGCCGTCGCGGCCATCGCCTCGGCCGCCGTGGTGATCGTGCTCGTCGCATCACCCGTGAGCCGGCTGCGCGCCTTCCCTACGGCGGCAACGGCGAAATAG
- a CDS encoding aminotransferase class V-fold PLP-dependent enzyme — MLLSTMREHDSAITASGETLLDLTALRADTPGSESVIHFNNAGCGLLARPVHQAMVEHLDLEARIGGYEAADVRAAEVSDFYAATAELIGSQPSEIAFAASATDAYTRALSSIPFQPGDVILTTRNDFISNQIAFLSLRKRFGIEIVHAPDHHDGSGVDVDAMAQLMRTRRPRLVAVTHIPTNSGLVQPIAEIGRHCRDLDLVYLVDACQSVGQYPIDVDEIGCDFLTATCRKFLRGPRGTGFLYVADRILRDGFEPLFIDMYGARWTGPDTYRPVDTAARFEDWEFPYAAVIGSAAATRYALRVGIGPISRRTPALAARLRDKLTQIPGVRVLDRGPNPAALVTFDVASWEPVPFKQALDSHRINSALSYQHFAQYDFADKDVAWALRLSPHYYNTEDEVDAVADAVAHLTASRRTNER, encoded by the coding sequence GTGCTACTCTCGACCATGAGAGAACATGATAGCGCTATCACCGCTTCTGGAGAAACGCTCCTCGACCTCACCGCCCTACGGGCCGACACCCCCGGCTCCGAGTCGGTAATCCATTTCAACAACGCCGGCTGCGGCCTGCTCGCCCGGCCGGTACACCAGGCGATGGTCGAGCACCTCGACCTGGAGGCGCGCATCGGCGGCTACGAGGCCGCCGACGTCCGCGCCGCCGAGGTCAGCGATTTCTACGCCGCCACCGCGGAGCTGATCGGTAGCCAGCCAAGCGAGATCGCCTTCGCGGCCAGCGCCACCGATGCCTACACCCGGGCGCTGTCGTCCATCCCGTTCCAGCCCGGTGACGTCATCCTCACCACCCGCAACGACTTCATCTCCAACCAGATCGCCTTCCTGTCGCTACGCAAGCGGTTCGGCATCGAGATCGTGCACGCACCCGACCACCATGACGGCAGCGGCGTTGACGTCGACGCGATGGCGCAGCTCATGCGAACACGGCGTCCGCGCTTGGTCGCGGTAACCCACATCCCCACCAACTCCGGGCTGGTCCAGCCCATCGCGGAGATCGGCCGTCACTGCCGGGACCTGGACCTGGTGTATCTGGTCGATGCCTGCCAGTCGGTCGGCCAGTACCCGATCGACGTCGACGAGATCGGCTGCGACTTCCTGACCGCCACCTGCCGCAAGTTCCTGCGTGGACCACGCGGCACCGGCTTCCTCTACGTCGCCGACCGGATCCTGCGCGACGGCTTCGAGCCGTTGTTCATCGACATGTACGGCGCGCGCTGGACCGGTCCCGACACCTATCGCCCGGTCGACACCGCGGCGCGGTTCGAGGACTGGGAATTCCCCTACGCAGCCGTCATCGGCAGCGCCGCCGCCACCCGCTACGCACTACGCGTGGGCATCGGGCCGATCTCCCGGCGGACTCCCGCCCTGGCCGCCCGGCTACGCGACAAGCTCACGCAGATTCCCGGCGTACGCGTGCTCGACCGCGGCCCGAACCCCGCCGCGCTGGTCACCTTCGACGTCGCCAGCTGGGAACCGGTGCCGTTCAAGCAGGCCCTGGATTCACACCGGATCAACTCGGCACTCAGTTACCAGCACTTCGCCCAGTACGACTTCGCCGACAAGGACGTCGCCTGGGCGCTGCGGCTCTCGCCGCACTACTACAACACCGAGGACGAGGTCGATGCCGTCGCCGACGCCGTCGCCCACCTCACCGCCAGCCGGCGCACCAACGAAAGGTAG
- a CDS encoding aminotransferase-like domain-containing protein, which translates to MVESSTIDVLVSTMRAEIARLAPGDRLPSNRDLVRSHSVSPVTVARAVAALAAEGTVVTRPGSGTFVAARRSRPPHGAVDTSWQTVALGDRSVDARTVTDLLSPPAANTITLAGGYLHRSLQPTKALGGALSRAARRPDAWDRAPTAGLETLRSLFARLVDADVDADDVLITSGGQDALSMAFRSIAAPGSPILVESPTYQGALAAARAAGLRPIPVPIDADGIRPDLLADAFATTGARLLYCQPTFHNPTGAVLPPERRRQVLDIARAVGAFILEDDFARLLGHGGPMPRPLLADDNDGTVVYLTSLTKPASPSLRIGALIARGPVAHRLRATRLVDDFFLARPLQEAAVELISTPSWDRHLRGLATALRERCAALATALATEIPEWTLSSVPQGGLHLWVRVPGPLQSATAIADAAHARDVAVSVGSGYFAAEPTGAYLRLGFAATADLAQLSEGVHRLSKATRHMHSADS; encoded by the coding sequence ATGGTCGAGAGTAGCACTATTGACGTCCTGGTCTCCACGATGCGGGCGGAGATCGCCCGCCTGGCACCCGGTGACCGGCTGCCCAGCAATCGTGACCTGGTGCGTAGTCACAGCGTGAGCCCAGTGACGGTGGCGCGGGCAGTTGCGGCGCTGGCCGCCGAAGGCACAGTGGTGACCAGGCCCGGAAGCGGGACCTTCGTGGCGGCCCGCCGGTCGCGCCCGCCCCATGGCGCGGTTGATACGTCGTGGCAGACGGTCGCGCTCGGCGACCGCAGCGTCGACGCCCGCACCGTCACCGACCTGCTCAGCCCGCCAGCGGCGAACACGATCACCCTGGCGGGCGGCTACCTGCACCGCTCCCTGCAGCCGACCAAAGCCCTGGGCGGGGCGCTGAGCCGGGCAGCCCGGCGACCCGACGCCTGGGACCGTGCACCAACCGCCGGATTGGAAACACTGCGTTCGCTGTTCGCCCGGCTCGTCGACGCCGACGTCGACGCCGACGACGTGCTGATCACCAGCGGCGGACAAGACGCCCTTTCCATGGCGTTTCGATCCATCGCCGCGCCCGGCAGCCCGATCCTGGTCGAGTCGCCCACCTACCAAGGCGCCCTGGCCGCCGCGCGTGCCGCCGGACTACGCCCCATTCCCGTCCCGATCGACGCCGATGGCATCCGCCCCGACCTGCTCGCAGACGCGTTCGCGACGACCGGCGCCCGGCTGCTCTACTGCCAACCGACCTTCCACAACCCAACCGGCGCGGTTCTGCCACCCGAGCGCCGCCGCCAGGTCCTCGACATCGCCCGCGCCGTCGGGGCGTTCATTCTCGAAGACGACTTCGCGCGACTGCTCGGCCACGGCGGACCGATGCCCCGCCCCCTGCTAGCCGACGACAACGACGGCACAGTGGTCTACCTGACCTCCCTGACCAAGCCCGCGTCACCGAGCCTGCGCATCGGCGCACTGATAGCCCGCGGCCCCGTGGCCCACCGGCTGCGCGCGACCAGGCTCGTCGACGACTTCTTCCTCGCCCGACCGCTGCAGGAAGCCGCCGTCGAACTGATCAGCACACCGTCATGGGATCGGCACCTGCGCGGGCTGGCCACCGCGCTGCGCGAACGCTGCGCGGCCCTCGCCACCGCACTCGCCACGGAGATTCCGGAATGGACGCTCTCCAGCGTCCCCCAGGGCGGCCTGCATCTGTGGGTACGCGTACCGGGACCCCTCCAGTCGGCTACCGCGATCGCCGATGCTGCCCACGCCCGAGACGTCGCGGTCAGCGTCGGCAGCGGCTACTTTGCCGCCGAACCCACAGGGGCGTATCTACGTCTCGGCTTCGCGGCTACGGCCGACCTGGCGCAGCTATCCGAAGGCGTGCACCGACTGAGCAAGGCGACAAGACACATGCATAGTGCCGATTCGTAA
- a CDS encoding VOC family protein, protein MAERARLIRQKVPELVAADATVVREEWYGDVLGHVVMHDPEGNEFCVA, encoded by the coding sequence ATGGCCGAGCGCGCCCGACTGATCCGGCAGAAGGTGCCCGAGCTGGTTGCCGCCGACGCGACGGTGGTCCGCGAGGAGTGGTACGGCGACGTCCTCGGGCACGTCGTCATGCATGACCCCGAGGGCAACGAGTTCTGCGTCGCTTGA
- a CDS encoding RNA polymerase sigma factor: protein MSDQSVGDLLREFAPRVLGTLVRRHGQFDACEDAVQEALLAAAQRWPADGVPERPHAWLLTVATRTLVDFWRRDSARRRRELEAAALEPAGVSETADVDDTLVLLFLCCHPDLSPSSQLALTLRAVGGLTTAEIAAAFLVPEATIAKRIVRAKQRIRASGARFELPAAEQRRARLDVVLHVLYLVFNEGYTTSAGPVLHRTDLTAEAIRLTRLLHRLLPVEGEVAGLLALMLLTDARRATRTDAAGAIVPLAEQRRELWDASAIAEGIALVTRTLGTGPVGPYQIQAAVAALHDEAATADDTDWPQILALYDVLNHVAPGPLVTLSRAVALAMVRGPRAGLALLGTLDGDDRMAHTHRLEAVRAHLLDQAGDVAAARESYLRAARMTASRPERDYLTLRAARLA from the coding sequence GTGAGCGACCAGTCCGTCGGGGACCTGCTGCGCGAGTTCGCGCCGCGGGTCCTCGGCACGCTGGTGCGCCGGCACGGGCAGTTCGACGCGTGCGAGGACGCGGTGCAGGAGGCGTTGCTCGCGGCGGCCCAGCGCTGGCCGGCCGACGGCGTGCCGGAGCGGCCGCACGCCTGGCTGCTGACTGTCGCGACCCGGACGCTGGTCGACTTCTGGCGCCGCGACAGCGCCCGGCGGCGACGCGAACTGGAGGCCGCCGCGCTCGAGCCGGCCGGGGTCTCGGAGACGGCGGACGTCGACGACACGCTCGTCCTGCTGTTCCTGTGCTGCCATCCCGACCTGTCACCCTCGTCGCAGCTCGCCCTGACGCTGCGCGCCGTCGGCGGTCTCACCACCGCCGAGATCGCCGCCGCGTTCCTGGTGCCGGAGGCGACGATCGCAAAGCGGATCGTCCGGGCCAAGCAGCGCATCCGCGCGTCCGGGGCCCGGTTCGAGCTGCCCGCTGCCGAACAGCGGCGGGCGCGGCTCGACGTCGTCCTCCACGTGCTGTACCTGGTCTTCAACGAGGGCTACACCACCAGCGCCGGACCCGTCCTGCATCGCACCGACCTCACCGCCGAGGCGATCCGGCTGACCCGGCTGCTGCACCGGCTTCTGCCCGTCGAGGGCGAGGTCGCCGGGCTCCTCGCGCTGATGTTGCTCACCGACGCCCGCCGGGCCACCCGCACCGACGCCGCCGGCGCGATCGTGCCCCTCGCCGAGCAGCGGCGCGAACTCTGGGACGCGTCCGCGATCGCCGAGGGCATCGCGCTGGTGACCCGGACATTGGGGACGGGGCCGGTCGGGCCGTACCAGATCCAGGCCGCCGTCGCCGCGCTGCACGACGAGGCCGCGACCGCCGACGACACCGACTGGCCGCAGATCCTCGCCCTCTACGACGTCCTCAACCACGTCGCGCCCGGCCCGCTCGTCACGCTGAGCCGTGCCGTCGCCCTCGCGATGGTGCGCGGCCCCCGCGCCGGGCTGGCACTCCTCGGCACGCTTGACGGCGACGACCGGATGGCACACACCCACCGCCTCGAAGCGGTCCGCGCCCACCTGCTCGACCAAGCCGGCGACGTGGCCGCGGCCCGCGAGAGCTACCTGCGCGCGGCGCGGATGACTGCGAGCCGTCCCGAACGCGACTACCTCACGCTGCGCGCCGCCCGCCTCGCCTGA
- a CDS encoding YciI family protein — protein MKYMIMMFGGLGETLANRSPEWISGMQKLMMEIDGELRENGELVASDALVDPAQATTVRFHNGAPLPTDGPFAEVKESLAGFWIVDVSEERAIEIASRAVAYIEFPMEVRRLMDHQPPQS, from the coding sequence ATGAAGTATATGATCATGATGTTTGGTGGGCTCGGTGAGACGCTCGCGAACCGGTCGCCGGAGTGGATCAGCGGCATGCAGAAGCTCATGATGGAGATCGACGGTGAGCTGCGGGAGAACGGCGAGCTGGTGGCGAGCGACGCGCTCGTCGACCCGGCGCAGGCGACCACGGTGCGCTTCCACAACGGCGCGCCGCTGCCGACGGACGGGCCGTTCGCCGAGGTGAAGGAGTCCCTCGCGGGCTTCTGGATCGTCGATGTGAGCGAGGAGCGGGCCATCGAGATCGCGTCGCGGGCGGTCGCCTACATCGAGTTTCCGATGGAGGTCCGCCGCCTCATGGACCACCAGCCGCCCCAGTCGTAA
- a CDS encoding winged helix-turn-helix transcriptional regulator, with protein sequence MSRRRYRQFCPLAKALDVLGERWTLLIVRELLSGPKRYTDLRHELEGLATDLLAARLRELQEAGVIDRREVPPPTPATVYELTERGHALKPTILELARWGRPLLRDPADDRLPDSALLLGFEAAFHPDAAVGLDETYDIEVDGERVTVRVHDGTVDVTSGGAGEHATLRIVTDRQGFMELARGHAGDRVRIDGDADALVRLQRVFSLA encoded by the coding sequence ATGTCTCGACGCCGATACAGACAGTTCTGCCCGCTCGCCAAGGCGCTCGACGTCCTCGGCGAGCGTTGGACCCTGCTGATCGTCCGTGAGCTCTTGAGCGGGCCGAAGCGGTACACCGACCTGCGGCACGAACTGGAGGGACTGGCCACCGATCTACTTGCGGCGCGACTGCGCGAACTCCAGGAGGCCGGTGTGATCGATCGGCGCGAAGTGCCGCCACCGACGCCGGCGACGGTGTACGAGCTGACCGAGCGCGGCCACGCGCTCAAGCCGACGATCCTCGAGCTCGCGCGCTGGGGACGCCCGCTGCTGCGCGATCCCGCCGACGACCGCCTGCCCGACAGCGCCCTCTTGCTCGGCTTTGAGGCAGCGTTCCACCCGGATGCCGCAGTTGGCCTGGATGAGACCTACGACATCGAGGTGGACGGTGAACGAGTCACCGTTCGGGTTCACGACGGCACGGTCGATGTCACATCAGGTGGCGCCGGGGAACACGCCACGCTCAGGATCGTCACCGATCGACAGGGCTTCATGGAGCTTGCCCGGGGCCACGCAGGAGACCGCGTGCGGATCGACGGTGACGCCGACGCGTTGGTCCGGCTGCAGCGGGTCTTCTCTCTGGCGTAG
- a CDS encoding carboxymuconolactone decarboxylase family protein, whose product MSIRDLPFRRQVRHLNPAVHDPHTSAVRRQIARDFGMLVPPFALHLPAPDVLCAYWAIVREPTCGRLVDRAKKEAVAAAVSAINACPYCVDVHTTMLDALGDRAPAAAIVSGDTDGIADPDLRAVVAWARANRQPDAPILQQRPFPDQHAPELIGVALAYHYINRMVNIFAVASPFPFGDSKIKPIARRIAVPVFRRLLAREVRPGASLDLLPPVPLPDDLGWAQGDPVIADAFGRAAAAFDAVGKQALPEHVRQLVATRLSAWRGEEPGISRGWVESAIETLPAPQRPLGRLALLAALASYQVDAQVLNDARARPGPAGDEALVAAAGWASFAAARRIGSWLHTAPATPTSGGDLTPRP is encoded by the coding sequence ATGTCGATCCGCGACCTCCCGTTCCGACGCCAGGTCCGGCACCTCAATCCCGCCGTGCACGACCCGCATACGTCCGCCGTACGTCGGCAGATCGCGCGGGACTTCGGCATGCTGGTACCGCCGTTCGCGCTCCACCTGCCGGCGCCCGACGTCCTTTGCGCGTACTGGGCCATCGTTCGTGAACCGACCTGCGGCCGGCTTGTCGATCGCGCGAAGAAGGAAGCTGTTGCCGCCGCGGTATCAGCGATCAACGCGTGTCCCTACTGCGTGGACGTCCACACGACGATGCTCGACGCCCTTGGAGACCGAGCCCCGGCCGCGGCCATCGTTTCCGGAGACACGGACGGCATTGCGGATCCGGACCTGCGTGCGGTGGTTGCTTGGGCACGCGCGAACCGCCAGCCGGACGCGCCCATCCTGCAACAACGGCCGTTTCCTGACCAGCACGCGCCCGAGCTGATCGGCGTCGCCCTCGCGTACCACTACATCAACCGCATGGTCAACATCTTCGCTGTCGCATCGCCGTTCCCGTTCGGGGACTCGAAGATCAAGCCGATCGCCAGACGCATCGCCGTGCCGGTCTTCCGGAGGCTGCTCGCTCGCGAGGTACGACCCGGCGCGTCGCTCGACCTACTTCCCCCTGTCCCGCTGCCCGACGACCTCGGCTGGGCTCAAGGCGATCCGGTCATCGCCGATGCGTTCGGCCGAGCCGCGGCCGCGTTCGATGCGGTTGGCAAGCAGGCACTCCCAGAGCACGTGCGACAACTAGTGGCCACCCGGCTCAGCGCATGGCGTGGCGAGGAGCCAGGCATATCTCGCGGCTGGGTCGAAAGCGCCATCGAGACGCTGCCAGCACCACAACGGCCACTCGGGCGGCTCGCGCTGCTGGCCGCGCTCGCCTCCTACCAGGTCGACGCTCAGGTGCTCAACGACGCACGGGCGCGCCCCGGACCAGCCGGAGACGAAGCGCTCGTAGCGGCGGCCGGCTGGGCAAGCTTCGCTGCCGCTCGTCGGATCGGGTCGTGGCTCCACACCGCACCCGCAACACCAACCAGCGGTGGCGACCTCACCCCCCGACCGTAA
- a CDS encoding IS110 family RNA-guided transposase: MGNGSGVSRGDRNRNARLARLRALVPVTNAIVGIDLADAKQMVVVTDHDSKVLARKTFRCRAWNLGAALDWAAERATAKGWAGVTVACEPTGHRWRVLGQLAADRAMPFVCVQPMLTSWARRSEDLTSDKTDEKDAVLIARLTAQLRCYVPEPVDETWGRLRHLGARREQLIIEMVSQVQQIRALLECVWPAALDTAKQPLRSRTWAAAMTVICQRDGGDLARTRRLGAARFEQAVRREITRRGGCKPSLRILRHLFTALTDPTGVTAHRPGALERVAFLLQDWHTAADKLTDTDTRMTRVLDELKLTELATSIPGLSAVGAAAILAETGDPNRFATARALVKHAGLAPREKLSGTFVGRTKLTGQGRPALRLAAWRAVWGAQRSNAVYAARYQHLTTRETNKLTATQAQTVIAAAILRQLHAVITTGRAWNADIATYGSHHRRQVALAA, encoded by the coding sequence ATGGGTAACGGTAGCGGTGTGTCCCGGGGTGATCGCAACCGCAACGCCCGGCTTGCTCGGCTGCGGGCGTTGGTGCCGGTGACCAACGCGATCGTGGGGATCGATTTGGCCGACGCGAAGCAGATGGTCGTAGTCACCGATCACGACTCGAAGGTGTTGGCCCGTAAGACATTCCGCTGCCGGGCCTGGAATCTCGGGGCAGCGCTGGACTGGGCCGCCGAGCGGGCCACGGCGAAAGGCTGGGCGGGGGTGACGGTGGCGTGCGAGCCGACCGGGCACCGGTGGCGGGTCCTCGGCCAGCTCGCTGCGGACCGGGCGATGCCGTTCGTGTGTGTGCAGCCGATGCTGACCTCGTGGGCGCGGCGCAGCGAGGACCTGACCTCGGACAAAACCGATGAGAAGGACGCGGTGCTCATCGCCCGGCTGACCGCGCAGCTGCGCTGCTACGTACCCGAGCCGGTCGATGAGACCTGGGGCCGGCTGCGGCATCTGGGCGCCCGCCGCGAACAGCTCATCATCGAGATGGTCAGCCAGGTCCAGCAGATCCGCGCGCTGCTCGAGTGTGTGTGGCCCGCCGCGCTCGACACCGCCAAGCAGCCGTTGCGGTCCCGCACCTGGGCGGCGGCGATGACGGTGATCTGCCAGCGTGACGGCGGTGACCTCGCCCGCACCCGACGCCTCGGTGCGGCCCGATTCGAGCAGGCCGTGCGCCGTGAGATCACCCGCCGCGGTGGGTGCAAACCCTCGCTGCGCATCCTGCGGCACCTGTTCACCGCGTTGACCGACCCCACCGGGGTGACCGCCCACCGGCCCGGTGCGCTGGAGCGGGTCGCGTTCCTGCTGCAGGACTGGCACACCGCCGCCGACAAACTCACCGACACCGACACCCGGATGACCCGCGTCCTCGACGAGCTCAAGCTGACCGAACTGGCCACCTCCATCCCCGGCCTATCCGCGGTCGGCGCGGCGGCGATCCTCGCCGAGACCGGTGACCCGAACCGGTTCGCCACCGCCCGCGCCCTGGTCAAGCACGCCGGCCTCGCACCGCGGGAGAAACTGTCCGGGACGTTCGTCGGCCGCACCAAACTCACCGGCCAGGGCCGGCCCGCGCTGCGTCTGGCCGCCTGGCGGGCGGTCTGGGGCGCCCAGCGCAGCAATGCCGTCTATGCCGCCCGCTACCAGCATCTGACCACCCGGGAGACCAACAAACTCACGGCGACCCAAGCCCAGACCGTCATCGCCGCGGCGATCCTGCGCCAGTTGCACGCCGTCATCACCACCGGACGAGCGTGGAACGCCGACATCGCCACCTACGGCAGCCACCACCGCAGGCAGGTGGCTCTAGCCGCCTGA
- a CDS encoding STAS domain-containing protein → MTALAQLRIATTCPSPTTARVAVVGEVDLATATALRDRLLSVLHDHTPAVLDVDLAGVTFLDCAGLGALVAGRNAAVQGGRQMRVTHPQPIVRRVLEVTGLLGVLTAPIDQPKPLPTRSEYRSRTGPTPATVTEPPGVIVAA, encoded by the coding sequence CTACGCATCGCCACGACCTGCCCGTCGCCGACCACGGCCCGGGTCGCCGTGGTCGGAGAGGTCGACCTGGCAACCGCAACAGCCCTACGCGACAGGCTGCTCAGCGTGTTGCACGATCACACTCCCGCTGTACTCGACGTCGACCTCGCCGGGGTTACGTTCCTGGACTGCGCCGGGCTCGGCGCGCTCGTCGCCGGGCGCAACGCCGCCGTCCAAGGCGGACGCCAGATGCGGGTCACCCACCCGCAACCCATCGTCCGCCGGGTATTGGAAGTGACCGGGCTGCTCGGCGTCCTCACCGCCCCGATCGACCAGCCGAAGCCCCTGCCCACAAGATCCGAATACCGGTCGCGGACTGGACCCACCCCCGCGACCGTCACGGAGCCGCCCGGCGTGATCGTTGCCGCCTGA